From the Purpureocillium takamizusanense chromosome 6, complete sequence genome, one window contains:
- the CWC26 gene encoding Pre-mRNA-splicing factor cwc26 (BUSCO:EOG092658NW~COG:S~EggNog:ENOG503NZXD): MPADLSNYLASRYLVADPKSSSKKRKRKHAPPSGLLITDDDDATWASAGKQQADDDEDGPVTVAGSTAEFRKAKKSGWKVVGGPKDAAGSSNDDTAAADAILAAVAAENAAKGDDDEAPVVEGGEPAVKMSDGTHAGLQTAAAVSAQLKRRQREENEEFERHRKHAREEETVYRDATGRRIDISMKRAEARRALLEAERKEAEAKEALKGHVQLEEARHRRELLEDAKVMSFARTAEDEDMNRELKERERWNDPMAQFMSERRAAPGARGKSSKKRPVYSGAPPPNRFGIKPGYRWDGVDRGNGFEAERFKAINRRERNKDLQYSWQMDE, encoded by the coding sequence ATGCCGGCAGATCTTTCAAACTATCTAGCATCTCGCTatctcgtcgccgacccgaAATCATCCTCCAAGAAACGCAAGCGAAAGCATGCTCCGCCGTCCGGGCTACTCATtaccgacgatgacgacgcgaCATGGGCCAGCGCTGGCAAGCAGCaagcagacgacgacgaggacggcccGGTAACCGTCGCCGGATCCACCGCAGAGTTTCGCAAGGCCAAAAAAAGCGGCTGGAAAGTGGTCGGCGGACCCAAGGACGCCGCTGGGTCGTCCAACGATGACACAGCTGCAGCAGATGCCattctcgccgccgtcgccgcggagAACGCGGCCAagggggacgacgacgaggcaccGGTAGTCGAGGGGGGCGAACCGGCTGTCAAAATGAGCGACGGAACACACGCTGGATTGCagactgccgctgccgtgtcGGCCCAGCTCAAGAGACGGCAGCGAGAGGAAAACGAAGAATTCGAGAGGCATCGCAAGCACGCAAGAGAAGAAGAGACGGTCTACCGTGATGCCACGGGTAGGAGGATAGACATCTCCATGAAAAGAGCCGAGGCCCGGCGAGCTttgctcgaggccgagcgcaaggaggccgaggccaaggaagcGTTGAAGGGGCATGTTCAGCTCGAGGAAGCCCGCCATCGGAgagagctgctcgaggatgCGAAAGTCATGTCCTTTGCCAGGACGGCAGAAGACGAGGATATGAACCGAGAACTAAAGGAAAGGGAACGATGGAATGACCCAATGGCGCAGTTCATGAGTGAAAGAAGAGCAGCCCCAGGTGCCCGAGGCAAGTCGTCCAAAAAGCGCCCGGTCTACTCTGGCGCCCCTCCGCCCAATCGTTTCGGCATCAAGCCAGGCTATCGGTGGGATGGTGTCGATCGGGGTAACGGTTTCGAAGCAGAGCGATTCAAGGCCATCAACAGACGGGAGAGGAATAAGGATCTCCAGTATTCTTGGCAAATGGACGAGTAG
- a CDS encoding uncharacterized protein (EggNog:ENOG503NYKG~BUSCO:EOG09260W8D~COG:D) — MPASGQDESPPEPIQALAVAMKLPMARHSTSAMESELPLSRSESNLTYRRSNPSAASLYASTLSPPGSRPMSPAGRGSPSRTLSGAVFEPSSSRTFADNSADNPGEPLNLILQSFVPHVAVYASEDTEALMGEKGCRSGLWELLRPFGERIQGKVTVRDSNGMSRAFEDFSVRFTKFGDGVGHPDPSILGAKQPRLSGVGGANDIQESTSRDRKTLADVEAVVERHLSYAEESSLGQPHQGPIARPGQQLETASPYYALYMRRLLSALPITPHETFSHPVACIIAISSRNEAPIEELRSLYADTNQGDHKLPPWVDSEYLRYYVLVHDEENDDISRSIALFEQMKRHLGLHCHLLRLRCSQSAETDDDSIPLPRSDWMSAGEELAELRRCDSEEEFADPTRYIFESDATAIRTFVREMVTQSIIPTMERHVSIWNDQVASRRRGITGRFINLSRKWAGFGGGSRSSLGAGGSTKDNYDMSGFYRADTPESIMRKLADYAFMLRDWKLAHSTYDLLRSDFSESKAWKYHAAANEMAAISLLLMPQNLSSKSRSETIDQMLESAFYSYGTRCSAPYGATRSLALGLELLRLRGGSHIDDAGRWGLRLLESKMLGRVADALFKERLAVCYASRAGLGSFGWGSRHRKSAAWSVLAADAWCQQAKYIPAERCLADAQRTYSLLPHKRGISAFGSAMEYMASLEHELAEKLPSWGDAARNETGDEAEEDEVDEESEALTDMRARRASVTARAGVLETAPLHGGARDEDSLAPAASEGFA, encoded by the coding sequence ATGCCAGCGTCTGGCCAAGATGAGTCGCCGCCGGAACCGATTCAAGCGCTCGCTGTGGCCATGAAGCTGCCTATGGCGCGACACTCGACCTCAGCCATGGAGTCTGAGCTTCCCTTGTCGCGGTCCGAATCAAACCTGACGTACCGGAGATCAAACCCTTCCGCCGCGTCTCTATATGCATCGACACTCTCACCCCCAGGATCGCGCCCGATGTCTCCGGCTGGTCGCGGCTCGCCGTCACGCACCCTATCTGGTGCCGTCTtcgagccgtcgtcgagtcgGACATTTGCCGACAACTCTGCCGACAATCCTGGCGAGCCCCTCAACCTCATTCTCCAGTCCTTTGTCCCCCATGTGGCTGTTTACGCGTCCGAAGACACAGAGGCGCTCATGGGCGAGAAGGGCTGCCGGAGTGGTCTGTGGGAACTGTTGCGGCCGTTTGGAGAGAGAATCCAGGGCAAAGTTACCGTAAGAGACAGCAACGGCATGAGTCGGGCCTTCGAGGACTTTTCGGTTCGGTTCACCAAGTTTGGAGACGGTGTCGGGCATCCGGATCCCTCCATCTTGGGGGCGAAGCAACCCAGGCTGTCAGGGGTTGGTGGTGCAAACGACATCCAGGAAAGCACCTCCCGAGACCGCAAAACTCTCGCAGATGTGGAGGCAGTGGTCGAGCGGCATCTATCATATGCTGAAGAATCTTCACTTGGACAACCACACCAAGGACCTATTGCGAGACCGGGACAACAACTAGAGACGGCGTCTCCTTATTATGCCCTGTACATGCGGCGACTGCTTTCTGCGCTACCTATTACGCCTCACGAAACGTTCTCACACCCAGTGGCATGCATTATAGCCATCAGCTCCAGGAACGAGGCTCCGATAGAGGAGCTCAGAAGCTTGTACGCCGACACCAACCAGGGGGATCATAAACTCCCGCCGTGGGTGGACAGCGAATACCTCAGGTACTACGTGCTGGTTCATGATGAAGAGAATGACGACATCAGCAGATCCATAGCGCTTTTCGAGCAGATGAAGCGACACTTGGGCTTGCACTGCCACCTGCTTCGTCTACGGTGCAGTCAAAGCGCGGAGACGGATGACGATAGCATTCCGCTCCCACGGAGTGACTGGATGTCGGCGGGCGAAGAActggccgagctgcgccgaTGTGACAGCGAGGAAGAGTTCGCGGATCCTACCCGCTACATATTTGAGTCGGATGCCACAGCCATCCGCACCTTTGTCAGGGAGATGGTGACGCAGTCCATTATTCCGACGATGGAGCGACACGTCTCCATTTGGAACGACCAAGTGGCATCTCGGCGCAGAGGTATTACTGGAAGGTTCATCAACCTGTCACGGAAATGGGCCGGCTTTGGAGGCGGCTCTcggtcgtcgttgggcgctggcggcagtACAAAAGACAATTATGACATGTCAGGATTTTATCGAGCAGACACACCTGAGAGCATCATGAGGAAGCTCGCAGACTACGCCTTCATGCTCCGCGACTGGAAGTTGGCTCACTCCACATACGACCTGTTGCGATCGGACTTTAGCGAGTCCAAGGCTTGGAAGTACCACGCGGCGGCCAACGAGATGGCGGCCATTAGTCTGTTGCTGATGCCGCAAAATCTGAGTTCCAAGAGCCGGTCGGAAACGATAGATCAGATGCTCGAGTCAGCCTTTTACTCATACGGAACTCGATGCAGCGCGCCGTACGGAGCGACGCGATCCCTGGCCCTGGGACTTGAGCTTTTACGCCTTCGAGGCGGCTCGCACATTGACGACGCCGGGAGGTGGGGTCTTCGATTGCTCGAGTCCAAGATGCTCGGTCGAGTGGCGGATGCCCTATTCAAGGAGCGGTTAGCCGTATGCTACGCCTCCAGGGCGGGCCTTGGCAGCTTCGGCTGGGGTAGCCGTCACCGCAAGTCGGCTGCCTGGAGTGTCCTAGCCGCGGATGCTTGGTGCCAACAGGCCAAGTACATTCCCGCGGAGAGGTGCTTAGCCGACGCGCAGAGGACATACAGTCTGCTTCCGCACAAGCGTGGCATCAGCGCGTTCGGGAGCGCCATGGAGTACATGGCCTCCCTGGAGCACGAGCTGGCGGAGAAATTACCGTCGTGGGGAGACGCCGCGAGGAACGAGACCGGGGACGAGGCAGAAGAggacgaggttgacgaggagAGCGAAGCCTTGACGGACATGCGCGCTCGCCGGGCAAGCGTGACGGCTCGGGCGGGAGTGCtggagacggcgccgctTCACGGGGGAGCGCGAGACGAAGACTcgttggcgccggcagccTCCGAAGGCTTCGCCTGA
- the TFG1 gene encoding transcription factor IIF subunit tfg1 (COG:K~EggNog:ENOG503NXBH), with the protein MSAPPPGGRNGPPRAPKPNPLRPMRRKPRPANPLVARKPPANAGQNPSAGASSQAAKPNGAKPTIEELRKQYGGWSEPPPQYQYSDIPIMTTKKALLEGVRYHLMKFSQSKITDKSVDPTDQDAFTRPVTLHRRDARQPPPGRAIKEEVPEPTPVDEKERERLAQIKAEREAQRAIDQAKIAPVVKENKPQRPKKQKEEKTMFNRAPKSDAAKKEADLRYEEALPWHLEDADGKNVWVGSYVAALSRANVAFMIDKSVFRMVPLEKWYKFNSKPPFQPFTIDQAEAFMNRKVDVGRWVMKDEEKKAGQSDLEATRRLLYGRGQMVKTESATFKAASRLEKMDHDELDVSGDEFQDDDEATYVDRNDDEDTKESRERIRREQLGANLFGDGDEQEVDKELHEQLREELERQKYGKSTKKALIKRDREEIYQSDDSEENPWSSSSDDSSDEEDEEAKDDEKKEGEGKEGHAEAKDKAKGGTPKGTLTPQGKQKQGDLVKKTKSLKRAGSPALSESSGNESSRKKMKKSGTTAPGSRAGTPLPQGTAVRRPKAGGAGSGSDGEATAGEMSDGAGPRKKIKVVGSNGKGTPAVSRAGSPNPAPGASPSSQAGGAIESWEILEKIPPEGIAIGDLIKPFQGRVGDKPGQMPKTEWIHLVKQLCDYGPDKRLRRRK; encoded by the exons ATGAGCGCCCCTCCACCAGGTGGCCGAAATGGCCCGCCCCGAGCCCCAAAACCGAATCCTCTGCGTCCCATGCGCAGgaagccgcggccggcgaacCCGCTCGTCGCAAGAAAGCCTCCAGCAAATGCCGGCCAGAATCCCTCCGCCGGTGCCTCTTCCCAGGCGGCCAAGCCAAACGGCGCCAAGCCCACCATAGAGGAACTACGCAAGCAGTATGGTGGCTGGTCAGAGCCCCCCCCTCAGTATCAATACAGCGACATCCCAATCATGACGACCAAAAAGGCTCTGCTCGAAGGTGTCCGCTACCATCTCATGAAGTTTTCCCAATCGAAAATTACCGACAAATCCGTCGACCCAACAGACCAGGACGCTTTCACTCGACCGGTCACCTTGCACCGACGGGATGCTAGACAGCCACCACCGGGGAGGGCCATCAAGGAAGAAGTACCCGAGCCGACTCCAGTTGATGAGAAGGAACGGGAGAGATTGGCGCAGATAAAGGCCGAGAGAGAGGCGCAACGCGCCATTGATCAGGCCAAGAttgcgcccgtcgtcaaAGAAAATAAGCCCCAGAGGCCCAAGAAGCAAAAGGAAGAGAAGACCATGTTCAACAGGGCTCCCAAATCGGACGCTGCCAAAAAAGAGGCTGACTTACGCTACGAGGAGGCACTGCCCTGGCATCTGGAGGATGCAGACGGTAAGAACGTGTGGGTCGGCAGCTACGTCGCCGCTCTCTCTCGGGCCAACGTCGCCTTCATGATCGACAAGTCCGTCTTTCGTATGGTGCCTCTAGAGAAGTGGTACAAGTTCAACTCAAAGCCACCCTTTCAGCCCTTCACCATTGATCAGGCCGAGGCCTTCATGAACCGAAAGGTTGACGTGGGGCGTTGGGTGATGAAGGATGAAGAGAAGAAAGCGGGCCAAAGCGACTTGGAAGCCACTCGTCGACTACTGTATGGCCGTGGTCAGATGGTGAAGACCGAGAGCGCCACCTTCAAGGCCGCATCGAGGCTGGAAAAAATGGATCACGACGAGCTCGATGTCTCTGGCGATGAATTccaggatgatgacgaggcgaCTTATGTGGATCgcaatgacgacgaggacacgAAAGAGTCAAGAGAGCGGATCCGCCGTGAACAACTTGGTGCGAACCTAtttggtgatggtgatgaaCAAGAAGTCGACAAAGAGCTCCACGAGCAGTTGagggaggagctggagcggcaAAAATACGGAAAGTCCACAAAGAAAGCTCTTATAAAGAGGGACCGCGAAGAGATTTACCAGAGTGACGACTCGGAAGAGAATCCCTGGAGCAGCTCC TCTGATGACTCtagcgacgaggaagacgaagaggccAAAGATGACGAAAAGAAAGAGGGTGAAGGGAAAGAGGGCCATGCCGaagccaaggacaaggccaagggtGGTACCCCAAAAGGCACGCTGACGCCGCAAGGCAAGCAGAAACAGGGTGACCTTGTCAAGAAAACAAAGTCCCTGAAGCGGGCAGGATCCCCCGCTCTGTCCGAATCCAGCGGAAATGAATCATCTCggaagaagatgaagaagTCTGGTACTACGGCGCCGGGCAGCCGTGCCGGCACACCATTGCCACAGGGCACCGCAGTCCGTCGTCCTAAGGCTGGAGGGGCAGGCTCGGGCAGTGACGGTGAGGCGACAGCTGGCGAAATGTCTGATGGTGCCGGCCCACGAAAGAAGATCAAGGTTGTGggcagcaacggcaaagGGACGCCAGCAGTCTCTAGGGCGGGCAGCCCCAATCCTGCGCCTGGTG CATCTCCCTCCTCACAGGCCGGCGGAGCAATCGAGTCTTGGGAGATATTGGAGAAGATTCCGCCCGAGGGTATTGCTATCGGGGATCTCATCAAACCTTTCCAGGGCCGTGTGGGTGATAAACCTGGTCAGATGCCCAAGACGGAGTGGATTCATCTGGTCAAGCAACTCTGCGACTACGGACCGGACAAGCGCTTGCGCCGTCGGAAGTGA
- the TFG1 gene encoding transcription factor IIF subunit tfg1, variant 2 (COG:K~EggNog:ENOG503NXBH) has product MSAPPPGGRNGPPRAPKPNPLRPMRRKPRPANPLVARKPPANAGQNPSAGASSQAAKPNGAKPTIEELRKQYGGWSEPPPQYQYSDIPIMTTKKALLEGVRYHLMKFSQSKITDKSVDPTDQDAFTRPVTLHRRDARQPPPGRAIKEEVPEPTPVDEKERERLAQIKAEREAQRAIDQAKIAPVVKENKPQRPKKQKEEKTMFNRAPKSDAAKKEADLRYEEALPWHLEDADGKNVWVGSYVAALSRANVAFMIDKSVFRMVPLEKWYKFNSKPPFQPFTIDQAEAFMNRKVDVGRWVMKDEEKKAGQSDLEATRRLLYGRGQMVKTESATFKAASRLEKMDHDELDVSGDEFQDDDEATYVDRNDDEDTKESRERIRREQLGANLFGDGDEQEVDKELHEQLREELERQKYGKSTKKALIKRDREEIYQSDDSEENPWSSSSDDSSDEEDEEAKDDEKKEGEGKEGHAEAKDKAKGGTPKGTLTPQGKQKQGDLVKKTKSLKRAGSPALSESSGNESSRKKMKKSGTTAPGSRAGTPLPQGTAVRRPKAGGAGSGSDGEATAGEMSDGAGPRKKIKVVGSNGKGTPAVSRAGSPNPAPGGKLIQYFATLVTSDRRDAPFRRRWANDSCSISLLTGRRSNRVLGDIGEDSARGYCYRGSHQTFPGPCG; this is encoded by the exons ATGAGCGCCCCTCCACCAGGTGGCCGAAATGGCCCGCCCCGAGCCCCAAAACCGAATCCTCTGCGTCCCATGCGCAGgaagccgcggccggcgaacCCGCTCGTCGCAAGAAAGCCTCCAGCAAATGCCGGCCAGAATCCCTCCGCCGGTGCCTCTTCCCAGGCGGCCAAGCCAAACGGCGCCAAGCCCACCATAGAGGAACTACGCAAGCAGTATGGTGGCTGGTCAGAGCCCCCCCCTCAGTATCAATACAGCGACATCCCAATCATGACGACCAAAAAGGCTCTGCTCGAAGGTGTCCGCTACCATCTCATGAAGTTTTCCCAATCGAAAATTACCGACAAATCCGTCGACCCAACAGACCAGGACGCTTTCACTCGACCGGTCACCTTGCACCGACGGGATGCTAGACAGCCACCACCGGGGAGGGCCATCAAGGAAGAAGTACCCGAGCCGACTCCAGTTGATGAGAAGGAACGGGAGAGATTGGCGCAGATAAAGGCCGAGAGAGAGGCGCAACGCGCCATTGATCAGGCCAAGAttgcgcccgtcgtcaaAGAAAATAAGCCCCAGAGGCCCAAGAAGCAAAAGGAAGAGAAGACCATGTTCAACAGGGCTCCCAAATCGGACGCTGCCAAAAAAGAGGCTGACTTACGCTACGAGGAGGCACTGCCCTGGCATCTGGAGGATGCAGACGGTAAGAACGTGTGGGTCGGCAGCTACGTCGCCGCTCTCTCTCGGGCCAACGTCGCCTTCATGATCGACAAGTCCGTCTTTCGTATGGTGCCTCTAGAGAAGTGGTACAAGTTCAACTCAAAGCCACCCTTTCAGCCCTTCACCATTGATCAGGCCGAGGCCTTCATGAACCGAAAGGTTGACGTGGGGCGTTGGGTGATGAAGGATGAAGAGAAGAAAGCGGGCCAAAGCGACTTGGAAGCCACTCGTCGACTACTGTATGGCCGTGGTCAGATGGTGAAGACCGAGAGCGCCACCTTCAAGGCCGCATCGAGGCTGGAAAAAATGGATCACGACGAGCTCGATGTCTCTGGCGATGAATTccaggatgatgacgaggcgaCTTATGTGGATCgcaatgacgacgaggacacgAAAGAGTCAAGAGAGCGGATCCGCCGTGAACAACTTGGTGCGAACCTAtttggtgatggtgatgaaCAAGAAGTCGACAAAGAGCTCCACGAGCAGTTGagggaggagctggagcggcaAAAATACGGAAAGTCCACAAAGAAAGCTCTTATAAAGAGGGACCGCGAAGAGATTTACCAGAGTGACGACTCGGAAGAGAATCCCTGGAGCAGCTCC TCTGATGACTCtagcgacgaggaagacgaagaggccAAAGATGACGAAAAGAAAGAGGGTGAAGGGAAAGAGGGCCATGCCGaagccaaggacaaggccaagggtGGTACCCCAAAAGGCACGCTGACGCCGCAAGGCAAGCAGAAACAGGGTGACCTTGTCAAGAAAACAAAGTCCCTGAAGCGGGCAGGATCCCCCGCTCTGTCCGAATCCAGCGGAAATGAATCATCTCggaagaagatgaagaagTCTGGTACTACGGCGCCGGGCAGCCGTGCCGGCACACCATTGCCACAGGGCACCGCAGTCCGTCGTCCTAAGGCTGGAGGGGCAGGCTCGGGCAGTGACGGTGAGGCGACAGCTGGCGAAATGTCTGATGGTGCCGGCCCACGAAAGAAGATCAAGGTTGTGggcagcaacggcaaagGGACGCCAGCAGTCTCTAGGGCGGGCAGCCCCAATCCTGCGCCTGGTGGTAAGTTGATACAATATTTCGCAACCCTCGTGACATCAGACAGGCGTGATGCCCCTTTTCGACGAAGATGGGCTAACGACAGCTGCAGCATCTCCCTCCTCACAGGCCGGCGGAGCAATCGAGTCTTGGGAGATATTGGAGAAGATTCCGCCCGAGGGTATTGCTATCGGGGATCTCATCAAACCTTTCCAGGGCCGTGTGGGTGA
- a CDS encoding RNA uridylyltransferase (COG:D~EggNog:ENOG503NXFJ), with protein sequence MAYQEDGSPEPHNSNQDTGLESRLRRVIITNALSNDTGVSSAASGPQARPPVADQNAEPQRDAQPTGSGHDEPRSPRAARKRPNQAQRRQMSSQLSIPIDRGPPQGPPQHPRPGLGFSAPPSRPYDQRNSPGNPHSSSSSWAARPDTAYGHTAWHRPVPNNYGGAPWGPRHRPQDRSVSSQGSSASNLAIRPSVPGQRPPQNPRRHLFRPEDVAAQAAMLDRLCYHVVSSSEIERPEIAEKEAFRQRIQAICRQVISLHEVEECAATGFPPTSVQLQCFGSLSSGFATKASDMDLGLLSPLSAIQPDAPGSPIPRLVEKAFLDAGLGARLLSRTRVPIIKLCEQPPAPLRDALIAEREKWESGVDNSRGGLGEEANDHDIASQALEDERYETRESEQGLVPATQFEIPYANGETRYFQLKQGPNNSLTSYCGLAKRILRRAGGRDVTFSNAHEFLDHDWIVLNRVCEAFVRGLYDTRLRERLEKFPSLSFRPLYNTPSNRSLSGVLTQVEGEEALMAWEMWPAKDLFHDFQPHVEQTLLAWQNLQWSRNFGVDPASYARELQLCLDKIKRIPSIQLAILTQGHGETSSQYMQRTRTIQANFQQGMDPLTSAAKLEVNARYISGIFDKETRDLVTAAIGSSANQAELEEVGQLHKIFQLSRDLEKVVEKGPCDSVDLEHIRRYIELLRSPLCRVQIAPREYSYRIPVPPELSQVVVRIRELPGSVFETSNSPRTRHQDPLEFPATGAGVQCDINFSAHLALHNTALLRCYSLTDPRVRPMVLFVKHWAKVRAINSGYRGTLSSYGYVLMVLHYLVNVARPFVCPNLQQLAPRPSPELSAAEFERSVQFRGYNIQFWRNENEIMHLASNHQLNHNTESVGSLLRGFFEYFAQTGVLSSGQGKGFDWGRDVLSLRTQGGLLSKQEKGWTGAKTVFEVQEAAVPPPGRGEARTLEHAEPGQPTHKGDEVKEVRHRYLFAVEDPFELDHNVARTVTHNGIVSIRDEFRRAWRIIRTADGGIPHEDILQDVKDDQDSPGSLSRLLDEIHGPQQT encoded by the coding sequence ATGGCATACCAGGAAGACGGCTCGCCGGAGCCGCACAACAGCAACCAGGATACCGGTCTTGAGAGCCGTCTTCGGCGCGTCATAATCACGAACGCCCTTTCCAACGATACTGGGGTATCTTCTGCTGCGTCTGGGCCGCAGGCGCGACCGCCAGTGGCTGACCAAAACGCAGAGCCACAGCGCGATGCCCAACCGACAGGCTCCGGACACGACGAGCCGCGTTCGCCCAGGGCGGCCAGAAAGCGTCCAAACCAAGCCCAGAGGCGGCAGATGAGCTCGCAGCTGTCCATTCCGATAGATCGAGGACCACCGCAGGGACCCCCCCAGCATCCTCGACCGGGGCTCGGTTTCTCTGCCCCTCCGTCCAGGCCGTATGATCAGAGAAATTCCCCTGGCAACCCTCACTCGAGCTCTTCCTCGTGGGCAGCACGTCCAGACACGGCGTACGGCCACACTGCATGGCACAGGCCTGTCCCAAACAACTATGGAGGCGCACCCTGGGGCCCACGACATCGGCCACAGGATCGAAGCGTATCCTCCCAGGGGTCGTCTGCCTCAAACTTGGCGATACGACCCTCTGTTCCTGGCCAGAGGCCGCCGCAGAATCCGCGTCGACATTTGTTCCGACCAGAGGATGTGGCAGCGCAAGCCGCCATGTTGGACCGACTTTGCTATCATGTGGTCTCCAGCTCCGAGATCGAGAGACCGGAGATTGCGGAGAAGGAGGCATTCCGCCAGCGCATCCAAGCAATATGTCGACAAGTTATTTCTCTTCATGAAGTAGAGGAatgcgcggcgacgggttTCCCCCCGACATCCGTGCAGCTCCAATGCTTCGGCAGCTTGTCATCGGGCTTTGCGACAAAGGCTTCGGACATGGATCTGGGACTGCTTTCTCCGCTCTCTGCCATACAGCCTGACGCACCAGGCTCCCCTATCCCGAGGCTGGTGGAGAAGGCATTCCTTGATGCAGGGTTGGGTGCAAGACTACTCAGCCGCACGCGGGTGCCCATCATCAAACTCTGCGAGCAGCCGCCAGCACCACTACGCGATGCACTGATCGCGGAACGCGAGAAATGGGAGAGTGGCGTAGATAATAGCCGCGGGGGCCTGGGTGAAGAAGCAAACGACCACGATATCGCCTCGCAAGCTCTCGAAGATGAACGTTATGAGACCAGAGAAAGCGAGCAAGGCCTTGTACCGGCCACTCAATTCGAAATACCCTACGCCAACGGAGAAACAAGATATTTTCAGCTCAAGCAAGGACCCAACAATTCTCTTACCTCATACTGCGGTTTGGCTAAAAGAATTCTACGGAGAGCCGGCGGACGAGACGTTACTTTCTCCAACGCTCATGAGTTTCTCGACCATGACTGGATCGTCCTAAACCGTGTGTGTGAGGCCTTTGTACGCGGCCTCTACGACACGAGATTACGAGAGCGACTCGAGAAGTTTCCTTCGCTATCATTCAGGCCCTTGTACAATACTCCTAGCAATCGTTCCCTCTCGGGCGTCTTGACGCAGGtagagggcgaggaagcgctCATGGCCTGGGAAATGTGGCCCGCCAAGGACCTTTTTCACGACTTCCAGCCTCACGTTGAGCAGACGCTTTTGGCATGGCAGAATCTCCAATGGAGTCGAAACTTCGGCGTCGATCCTGCCTCGTACGCCAGGGAACTGCAGCTGTGTCTCGACAAGATCAAAAGAATTCCGTCGATACAGCTTGCGATACTCACTCAAGGCCATGGTGAGACGTCGAGTCAGTATATGCAGAGGACAAGGACCATACAGGCCAACTTTCAGCAGGGAATGGACCCTCTCACGAGCGCGGCAAAGCTGGAGGTCAACGCCCGATATATTTCAGGCATTTTCGACAAGGAGACCCGAGACTTGGTCACGGCAGCGATAGGCTCTTCAGCCAATCAGGCCGAGCTGGAAGAGGTCGGGCAACTACACAAAATCTTTCAGCTCTCCAGAGATCTCGAGAAAGTGGTTGAGAAAGGGCCGTGCGACTCGGTGGACTTGGAACACATCCGGCGCTACATTGAACTGCTGCGCTCGCCCTTGTGCAGGGTCCAAATCGCACCTCGGGAATACAGCTACCGGATACCCGTTCCGCCGGAGCTATCGCAGGTCGTCGTTAGGATCAGAGAGCTGCCTGGATCTGTCTTTGAGACCTCCAACTCGCCACGGACAAGGCACCAAGATCCGCTCGAGTTTCCAGCCACCGGGGCTGGCGTACAATGCGACATCAACTTTTCAGCTCACCTTGCCCTCCACAACACCGCGCTTCTGCGCTGCTACTCGCTTACGGATCCCAGAGTGAGACCAATGGTCCTCTTCGTAAAACACTGGGCGAAGGTTCGGGCCATCAACTCCGGATATCGCGGAACCTTGAGCAGCTATGGCTACGTGCTGATGGTGCTGCATTATCTCGTCAATGTTGCTCGGCCCTTTGTCTGTCCAAACCTGCAGCAACTCGCGCCCCGTCCTTCCCCGGAGCTGTCTGCTGCGGAATTCGAGCGCAGCGTTCAATTTCGCGGATATAACATCCAGTTCTGGCGGAATGAGAACGAAATCATGCATTTGGCAAGCAATCACCAGCTCAACCACAACACCGAAAGCGTCGGAAGCCTGTTGCGCGGGTTCTTCGAGTACTTTGCTCAGACCGGCGTCTTGAGCAGCGGTCAAGGCAAGGGATTCGATTGGGGCAGGGATGTGCTAAGTCTGCGGACACAGGGTGGTCTTCTCAGCAAGCAGGAGAAGGGTTGGACCGGCGCAAAAACTGTCTTCGAAGTCCAAGAGGCAGCGGTTCCACCCCCAGGGAGAGGGGAGGCAAGGACTCTTGAGCATGCAGAACCCGGACAGCCCACCCACAAAGGCGATGAGGTCAAGGAGGTACGCCATCGGTACCTGTTCGCTGTGGAGGATCCTTTCGAGCTCGATCACAATGTCGCTCGAACAGTCACACACAACGGCATTGTTTCCATACGTGATGAATTCCGACGCGCTTGGAGAATCATTCGCACCGCGGACGGTGGAATTCCACACGAGGACATCTTGCAAGATGTCAAGGATGACCAAGACAGCCCAGGCTCGCTCTCTCGCCTCCTGGACGAAATTCATGGGCCCCAGCAAACTTAG